The genomic stretch CATCACGGGAAATTGCTCAGCAGATTTTCTTAAGAACTCTGTAATTCTTTCCTCTTTATTTTTTAAATGATATAATTTTTTAATTATTTCTAATGCATGTTTGGATAATTCTTCTGCACCAGAAGTTCTATTTAAAAGAAATTGCTGTATTTGTTCGTCAATCTGTGGCATAATTTATATTTGTTTTTCAAAATTATCAACTATCCATGCATCAGAAAAATATACTTTATGAACATTCTCCAGGTCCTGTTTTAATATCTGTTTTCCTGATAATTTAAACTTTTCAGGATTATCGCTGATATAAAATGTATTATTTCCAATTCTTTCCCCGGAAGATTCTTCAGAAAAAAATTGTTGTATCTTCTGTGCTACTGTTTCTGCCGAATCTACTAATTGCACATCTTTTCCAACAACTTCTTTGATAACTTTTTTCAACACAGGATAATGAGTACAACCAAGTATTAAAGTATCTATTTTTTGTTCAATTAATTCTGCGAGATATTCTTTTATTATCATTTTTGAAACTTGATGGTCTATCCAATTTTCTTCAACTAATGGGACTAACAATGGTGTGGCTTTACTAAAAATATAGCAATCTTTAGAAAGTGCTTTCAATGATTTTTCATAAGAACGGCTCTTTATCGTTCCATAAGTTCCGATGATGCCAATTCTTTTATTTCTGGTTACCTCAAGTGCTTTTATTGCTCCTGGCTCAATGACACCTATAATTGGAATGTGAAAATGTTTCTTTAGTTCATCTATTGCATAAGCAGAAGAGGTATTGCACGCCACAACAAGAATTTTAATATTCTGTCTTATTAAAAAAGTTGCATTCTGAAGGGAGTATTGTATTATTGTATTTTTAGATTTTGAGCCGTAAGGAACACGAGCAGTATCACCAAAATAGATAATATCTTTTTCTGGTAATTTCTTTCTAATTTTTCGAAATACAGTAAGACCACCTACTCCTGAATCAAAGATTCCTATTGGTTTATTCATAAATTTAACGCATCCTAAATATTTTATGTGTCAACCCCGTGTAATACTATATTTCACGGAGTCAACCCAGATGCTACTATTT from Candidatus Cloacimonadota bacterium encodes the following:
- the murI gene encoding glutamate racemase, which encodes MNKPIGIFDSGVGGLTVFRKIRKKLPEKDIIYFGDTARVPYGSKSKNTIIQYSLQNATFLIRQNIKILVVACNTSSAYAIDELKKHFHIPIIGVIEPGAIKALEVTRNKRIGIIGTYGTIKSRSYEKSLKALSKDCYIFSKATPLLVPLVEENWIDHQVSKMIIKEYLAELIEQKIDTLILGCTHYPVLKKVIKEVVGKDVQLVDSAETVAQKIQQFFSEESSGERIGNNTFYISDNPEKFKLSGKQILKQDLENVHKVYFSDAWIVDNFEKQI